The following coding sequences lie in one Notolabrus celidotus isolate fNotCel1 chromosome 20, fNotCel1.pri, whole genome shotgun sequence genomic window:
- the syngr2a gene encoding synaptogyrin-2a, with protein sequence MQSSAYGASLAGGAFDLENFIKQPQTILRCLSWLFSIVVFATITAEGYVNPVTKEETKCMFNENDSACSYGVGIGILAFLACVVFLVLDAYLPQISNAKERKYIVTGDLVFSAVWTLLWFICFCYLANQWSKTTNPSVPGDAARAVVAFSFFSIITWALLTYFGIGRYRQGVDEFNQDYRDPANDHSSPFPPAPYASSSSGPSGYQQSPFSNSQEQPGEYQPPTY encoded by the exons ATGCAGAGCAGTGCTTACGGGGCTTCGTTGGCTGGCGGTGCTTTTGACTTAGAGAACTTTATAAAGCAGCCACAGACCATTCTGCGCTGTTTGAGCTGG TTGTTCTCCATTGTGGTCTTTGCAACCATCACGGCAGAAGGCTACGTTAATCCAGTCACCAAGGAAGAAACCAAATGCATGTTCAATGAGAATGACAGCGCCTGCAGCTACGGTGTGGGAATCGGAATCTTGGCATTCTTGGCGTGTGTTGTCTTCCTTGTACTGGATGCCTACCTCCCACAAATCAGCAATgccaaagagagaaaatatatCGTCACAGGAGATTTAGTCTTCTCAG CTGTTTGGACTTTACTGTGGTTCATCTGCTTCTGTTACCTGGCCAACCAGTGGTCCAAAACCACTAACCCGTCTGTCCCTGGAGATGCTGCGCGGGCTGTCGTtgccttctccttcttctcaatTATCACCTGG GCGCTCTTGACCTACTTTGGGATTGGAAGGTATCGCCAGGGTGTAGATGAGTTTAACCAGGACTACAGAGACCCCGCAAATGACCACTCCTCCCCGTTCCCGCCTGCTCCGTacgccagcagcagcagcggcccTTCAGGCTACCAGCAGTCTCCTTTCTCCAACAGCCAGGAGCAACCAGGGGAGTACCAGCCTCCAACTTATTGA